The genomic segment GTGCTACCAGATTTCCCCGGGGTCGCCGACGTCCGGCCCAGACTTCGCGAGCCAAATCCGGAGAGAGTCCACCTTCATCCACCAGCCACAGTGCGGCAATCACTGACTGTTTGTCATCTAAACCAACGGAAAACGATAAGCCCGGCGCATCAAACAAGCGGCGCAAATCCAGCGGAGTAGTACGGTAATGGGCGCTGGTTAATAAACCGTAAAATTGATTAAGCAGCTTTTCGTTATTGGCTAATTGATGCTGATTAATCTCGATAATCTGCTGCAACTTACCCGGTTGCTCACTCAGGCTATTTTCAGCTTCTACCAGCAATAATTGATGAATACAGCGTTCCAGCGGATCGTTTTCCGCCCAGCGAATGGGCTGTTGCAGATTTAGCAGGTGCATATCAGTCAAGCCCGCACAGAATTTTAATAAAAATCCCCTACCGCTGCCTTCATAACCCTGAACGGTGGTGGTGAGTAATACTCTCGGAAAACAGGCAATTAAACGATAAAGTTGTGGCGTAGGTATTGCAGCGGCTTCATCAATAATTAGCCAGTCTACATTTTGCGGTGATTCTTTCTGACACTGCTCCAGCAGTGCATCCGGCGCCCGGAAGTTAACCTTACCATCGGCCCATTGTCGTAAAGTATTTCCCGATGCCTGAGCCGGTGCCGTTAGCCAACATTCACCTTTACCACTCCACTGAGCGGCCAGCATACCTGCCAGTGCTGATTTCCCCCGTCCACGACCGGCAATTAACACATAGGTGCCGGTATCTGTCTGCCGCAGATTTTCCAGTAAATGTTGCTGCTCTTCTGTCGGGGAACCATCGGGCATCAGCCATGTTTTTCGTTCTGCCAGTAATTGACCGGTAAATTCGCTGTTCTGCAGCCAGAGCAGTACGTCCGGGTCACTATTCAATTGGCGTTTAATATGTTGGATAAAATAGGGCGTTTTAATCGCTTCAGGCGCTTCACTCCAACGCAAACTGTCGTTATCCGGTTGCTGTTCCAGGCTGTTCCATTCCGGTAGCATTAACACCAGCAGGCTCCCGGCTGACAAAGTACCGGAAACGGCAATTAATGCCTCCGCATTGAGACCTTCAGTGGCATCAAACACCGCATGACGAAACTCTGAGCCTAACAAATTTTGCACCGCTTCTGGTTTTCGCTGTAGATGGGGGTAATCCGATAATGGCTCATCGGCTATCCACAGCCAGTCACCGGAATATTGACGGGTGAAACCTAACGCCTGCTGGCGACACCACTCCACCTCACCGCTTAAAACCAGCAGGCGACGTACGCCATATTGCTGCATCTGACTAAGGTAAGGCGCTAAATCAATATTCATCGCTGAGCTATCACTTTATGATTGATTCGTTTGTTTGTTTGATAGCTGATTATATTCATATTATGGGTGAATACATATCAGTTAAATCTGGGACGTAATTGTTCAGTCATATAATCCAGAAAAGTGCGGCAGACCAGAGACAACCCCTTACTGGAGGCAAAGATGGCATGTACATGAGTTGATGGCGAGCGCCACTGTGGTAACACCTGAATCAAACGTCCGTCATCAATGGCTTTGTAACAATCATATTCCGGAATTAATGTAACGCCCAACCCCTTAGCCGCCGCCTGAACCAGCACATTAAGGTTATTTGCTGACAGCCGGGGCTGTATATCTATTCTCACCCGCTGCTGTTGCTCATGCTCCAATATCCAATGACTCATCCGACTACGGCTCAGGGTAGGTAAACGGCTTAATCCTTCCAGAGTTAATTGATTACCGTACTGAGCAACGAAATCCGGGCTGGCAACCAGCCAGTCCCGCTGATTCCCCAAGCTTTTCATATGCAAATTAGAGTCGGCCAGCGGTAATGGCTTAGCCTGAAATGCGATATCTATTCCTTCATCAAGAATATCCACATCACGATTAATCGCCAGTAAGTCAATTTGCACTTCATGATATTGAGCCAGAAAGTCCTGTACCAAAGGGCCTATCAGAACTTCGCTCATCATAACCGGAGCACTGATCCTTAAGCGCCCTTTTGGCTGACCGGAAATATCGTTAATTATCTGTTGAGCCACTTCCGCCTGCTCCAGCATTTTCACGCACTGTTCAGCATACTTTTGCCCGATATCGGTGATTTGTAACTTACGGGAAGATCGCTGTAACAACCTGACCCCCAAACGCGCCTCCAGCTCCGCTACCCGTCGACTGATTAAGGATTTCGAAACGCCCAGCGCTTTACCTGCCGCAGTAAAACCATGGTGCTGAACAACCGCAGCAAAATAGGCCATATCATTTAAATCCTGACTCATTTCTTATTGTCCTGAAAATGGAACAATATGTTTCAAATTTAGATATTTCACATTAATTATGCAACGAATATTCTTATCCCGGTTAAGTAAGCACAAGCCACAGGAAACGAACTATTGATTAAGAGAGGTCTTGACCTTCCTGAAGAGCACTGGAATTCAGCCGACAACTGAATGAGGGTAGCACGCCAAACATGGAGGTTTGGCGAGGCATGGCTTCGTCTGGAACGAATCCATGCCGGTGCGTAAGCCCGAATAAAGGCGGAGGGAAGTCGCCGTCAGGCGACCTGGATTCGGGTGCGAAGGCGCGGAGGTGCAGGAGGCGTTCGCCTTAACGCCTCCTGCTCGGCCACTCGCACTATGATTAATTTAGATACTGCACTATTAGTGGACGAAACATACTCAAAACTGAATGTCTTTTTATTAACAAGCCATGTGTCAGGTAAAAAACACAAGCAACAGGAACAAATTTTTATGAATATCTTACATATCGACTCCAGCCCCTTCATCAAAGACTCTGTCTCCCGGGAGCTGTCAGCCGCTATCGTTACTGCCTTGAAACAAACAGAATCTGAAGTGAATACCGTCTATCAGGACTATGGCACTAATTCACCGCCACACCTGTCAGCAGAAGCCATGACCAGCCTGCGTTCACACCAGAGCACAAATCTATCCGACAGCGCCCTGGCGGAAATCACCGCCGTTAATCAAGCCATAGAACAGCTAAAAGTGTGTGATGCTTTAGTTATTGGCTCTCCAATGTACAACCACTCTATTTCCAGCCATCTGAAAACCTGGCTGGACCTGATTTGTCAGGCAGGGAAAACTTTTCGTTATACCTCCAGTGGCCCGGTGGGCTTACTGAAAGACAGACCGGTATTTATTGCCTCATCTCGCGGTGGTATCTATAGCCATGGAGAAGGCTTAGCCCATGATTTTCAGGAGCCTTATCTGGTTTCTATGTTGGGAACATTAGGCTTAAAGGATATTCATATTGTTCGGGCAGAGGGTGTCAGTATGTCCCATCCTGGCAGAGATGTGGCAATGGCTAATGCTATGCAGCGAATCGGGCAGATGTTCAATTTACCAGCGATGGCCCAACCAGCCTGAATCACAGCCAGACAATCACTCGCAGGAGGGAAAACTCATGTTTCATACCAATGTGGTCAATCAACTCACCAGCTGGATTAAGGATAATCTTCAGGAGCCGCTTAATATCAAAACGGTTGCTTCAAGGTCAGGCTACTCTCCATGGCACCTTCAGCGAATGTTTAAGAGCATTACCGGCTATCCACTCGCCTCTTACATTCGCATCCAGCGGCTCAATAATGCTGCCAGTGAATTAAAAAAGAGCCGAGTAACCGTGGCCGATGTGGCGGCAAAATATCAATTTGATTCTCAGCAGAGCTTTTGTCGGGCATTTAAAAAGTATTTTGCTACTTCACCATCCCGCTATCGCCGGTTTTCGCTAACCGATCAACCGTCAGGTTCGGCCAACAATCAGTGATACCATTCCGGCAGCAATCAATGGGCCTACCGGTACTCCGCGGAAAAATGCCACACCAATAATGGTACCAATCAACAGCCCCGCCACAATGGAGGGCTGGCTGGTCATCAGCGTTACCCCTCTCCCCCCCAACCAGGCTACGGCAATCCCGATAATGATTGCGACTATCGATTTCCAGTTAACAAACACCTGCAACAACATGGCTGGACTCATTTTACCGTTAGCCAGCGGTGTCATCACCGCAATGGTCAATATGGTAATACCCACGGTTAATCCATATTTCTGCACCATTGGGAATGCAGCCTCAAGTGGCGTCAGGCGGAGGATAAGCAGAACAAGAATGGCAATAGTGACGGTATTGTTGTGGCTAAGAATACCTAGCCCGGCCAATACCAGCAGGATGATAAGTGTGGGGTCAATACTGGGCATTTGCGGTAGTTCTCATAAATGAAGATACAAATAAATGCTTGATGAATATCGGTTAAGAAATTCCGATATTCATCATACCGCAAATAATCAAAAGCGTTATAGTTTATCGGTTGAGAAAGTATCACACTGGCGAAAATCACCAGAATCAAAACCACGTTTGAACCAGGTATAACGCTGCTGTGAAGTACCGTGAGTAAAACTATCAGGAATAACGCGGCCGCTGCTTTGCTTTTGCAGACGGTCATCACCAATCGCCTGAGCGGCGTTGAGCGCTTCTTCCATATCACCCATTTCTAATACCTGCTGTTTTTGCATACTGTGCCCCCAGACCCCGGCAAAGCAGTCTGCCTGTAGCTCTTGCTTCACAGAGAGACGGTTCACTTCAGCCTGACTACGGGATTGCTGCTGCATAGCACGAACTTTATTGGCAATACCCATCAGATTTTGTACATGGTGGCCAACTTCATGAGCAACAACGTAGGCCTGAGCAAAATCACCACCGGCTTTCAGACGTGTTTCCATATCCTGATAAAACGACAGGTCGATATATACGGTCTTATCCGCCGGGCAATAGAACGGCCCCATCACTGATTCACCGGTACCACAACCGGTACGGGTTGCGCCGCGATACAGCACCAGTTTAGGGTCCTGATAGCTACTCCCCTCTTTTTTAAAGATGGCATCCCAGGTATCTTCTGTAGAGGCCAATACCACTGAGGTGAATTTAGCCTTTTCGTTATCCTGCGGAGAGAGAGCCTGGCTTTGCTGGGTAGGTTGTACATCGCCACCGTTTAGCAGTGGTGTCAGGTCTACGCCGTAGTATCCGGCCACCAGTACCACGACCAGCAGAACCAATCCACCTTTACCTCTGGGTACTCGCATACCGCCGCCACCCATTCCACGAGAAAAACCACCTGACTCACTACGGCGATCCTCAACGTTATCGCTTTCCCGACGACCTTGCCAACGCATAATCTTGTCTCTCATTATCAACGGCCATAAATCAGGCCAATAATTACATTATATAACCTGAGTATATGCAGCAAAACATAAAAAGCCCTATTGATGCAGGATAAAACGAGTAATAAAGCATAATTTTGTTGTAAGAATCACCATCACCAGATAAGCAAAAAGCCGGATAAACCGGCTTTTAACAGTGACACTGAGCTTACGAAATCGATTGCGCAACTAGTCCAAATTAATACCGAGACGGTGTGCTACCTCTTCGTACGCTTCAATCAAGCCACCCAGGCTTTGGCGGAAACGGTCTTTATCCATTTTGTTAAGCGTTGTTTTATCCCACAGGCGGCTGCCGTCCGGGGAGAACTCATCGCCCAGCACAATTTCACCTTTAAACAGACCAAACTCCAGCTTAAAGTCCACCAGGATCAGACCGGCATCATCAAACAGTTTTTTTAGCACGTCGTTGGCTTTATAGGTCAGCTCTTTCATTCGCGCCAGATTAGACTCATTCACCCAACCAAAAGTAGTGCAATAAGATTCGTTGATCATTGGGTCATGCATGGCATCGTTTTTCAAAAACAGATCGAACAACGGTGGGCTGAGTTCCATTCCCTCTTTTACGCCTAAACGACGCACCAGAGATCCCGCAGCACGGTTGCGGATTACACATTCAACCGGCACCATCTCCAGCTTCTTAACCAGTACTTCAGTATCAGAAAGCAGACGCACCATCTGAGTCGGAATTCCCGCCTCTTCCAGCTTGCTCATAATGAAATAGTTAAATTTATTATTGACCATTCCTTTACGATCGAACTGCTCAATGCGCTCACCGTCCAGGGCTGAAGTGTCATTACGAAATTCCAGAACTAGCAGGTCCGGATCCTCTGTTGTATAAACGGTTTTTGCCTTACCACGATAAAGTTCGGCTACCTTTTGCATCTTCAGTTTTCTCCGTTGATTTCAAATGTGATGGTTTTTATTACTAAACGTGGAATAAAAAAGGGGCGTTAAGCCCCTTTTTTCATTATTCAGCTATCAAGCTATGGTTAAACGCGGATTGCAGAACCGTAACCAGTGCGTTGTTTTCTGACTCTTTCAACACCTGGCCTTTATCGGTACTAAATTGCAGGCTACTGCGGTTATCTAAATCGCCCACCTGAATTTTGTAATCACCGTTTTTCAAATCTGGATTTGGCACACTCAATGCTGCCCAGTTGCTGTTTGATGACTTGAAGGTCACGGTAATTAAGCCCAGTTGCTTATTACGATCGTTAATCTTCATGCCCACATTTTCCAGCACCGTTGGCAGACGCTCCCAAACGTTAGTATAAGGCGCGCGTACAATGACTACCGGTAGACCAGTATCATCGTGGGCTGCTTGCAGAACAATACTACCACCTGCTTTTGCAGCCTGTTGAGAACTCAGATTGCTCTGAGTTTTATCTAAGCCTTCAGTAATGGCATTCAACATACTGATACTGTAGCGTTGCATAGAAGCGGCATCAGACACCGTTTTATCACCGGCTTTCAGTTCCAGCACTTTCACTGACAGTTGATTCTGATAACCCTGAGGCTGAACCGCTATCTGATAACGAGCGCTGTGAGCAACGTTTTCATCGCTACGCTGCCAGTTAACCCAGTCAGTTGTCAGCGTTTGGCTGGCATCCTGACGGTCGGCGATGCGATAGCCTTTTTGCTCAAGAACCGCAATAACCTGAGACCATAGCGCCTGATACTTGCTGCTGTTCTCTAATGAAAGCGTGGCGGTATTGGCACTGTACTGCACTCGCGATCCGGTCATCAGAGCCAGAGGCTGAGATGGTGGGCGAATATCCAGCGCTAAACCAACGTTACCGGTTGAGACAGCTCTATTGCTTACCGCATACTGACCGTTCTGAACAGGCAATATCATTCCTGCCGGCGCGCGTAATTCCTTTAACGCAGGGGCTTTTAAATAGTCTTCATCGCCACTTACCTGATGCTTATATGTCTGATCGTTAGAACAAGCAGCCAGCAGCACAACCAGCGAGACACCAACTATTTTCTGTAATGAATGAACCATTAATTTTTCCTAAAATTTATAGCAGACCAGCAGACTTTAACGCCTGTTCAACTATCGGCCGGGCGCTTTGCGCCAGCGGAGTCATTGGTAACCGCATTGTATCATCAGCAATTAAACCTAAACGATAACATGCCCACTTCACTGGAATTGGGTTGGATTCAACAAACAATTTCAGATGTAAAGGCATTATCCGTTCATTAAGACAACGAGCTTCAGC from the Limnobaculum zhutongyuii genome contains:
- a CDS encoding tRNA(Met) cytidine acetyltransferase TmcA, producing MNIDLAPYLSQMQQYGVRRLLVLSGEVEWCRQQALGFTRQYSGDWLWIADEPLSDYPHLQRKPEAVQNLLGSEFRHAVFDATEGLNAEALIAVSGTLSAGSLLVLMLPEWNSLEQQPDNDSLRWSEAPEAIKTPYFIQHIKRQLNSDPDVLLWLQNSEFTGQLLAERKTWLMPDGSPTEEQQHLLENLRQTDTGTYVLIAGRGRGKSALAGMLAAQWSGKGECWLTAPAQASGNTLRQWADGKVNFRAPDALLEQCQKESPQNVDWLIIDEAAAIPTPQLYRLIACFPRVLLTTTVQGYEGSGRGFLLKFCAGLTDMHLLNLQQPIRWAENDPLERCIHQLLLVEAENSLSEQPGKLQQIIEINQHQLANNEKLLNQFYGLLTSAHYRTTPLDLRRLFDAPGLSFSVGLDDKQSVIAALWLVDEGGLSPDLAREVWAGRRRPRGNLVAQSLAAHGAEYLAPQLRSARISRIAVVSAMRRQGIARALIAQQIERAKQRGLDYLSVSFGYTDELWQFWQACGFELIHMGSHQEASSGCYAAMAIVPFSQDAVLLARRAKRQFLLNQLLSCVKLHHVNDIAPAELAEEDWRELAGFAFAHRTLEASQVSLYRLLRHQVARCHSLRPLLEGLTSVERLVKEGNLSGRKALMQQWRQEVAEALLVLNSEKCHYWKSWVVARLPVISPVTQGR
- a CDS encoding LysR substrate-binding domain-containing protein encodes the protein MSQDLNDMAYFAAVVQHHGFTAAGKALGVSKSLISRRVAELEARLGVRLLQRSSRKLQITDIGQKYAEQCVKMLEQAEVAQQIINDISGQPKGRLRISAPVMMSEVLIGPLVQDFLAQYHEVQIDLLAINRDVDILDEGIDIAFQAKPLPLADSNLHMKSLGNQRDWLVASPDFVAQYGNQLTLEGLSRLPTLSRSRMSHWILEHEQQQRVRIDIQPRLSANNLNVLVQAAAKGLGVTLIPEYDCYKAIDDGRLIQVLPQWRSPSTHVHAIFASSKGLSLVCRTFLDYMTEQLRPRFN
- a CDS encoding FMN-dependent NADH-azoreductase, which encodes MNILHIDSSPFIKDSVSRELSAAIVTALKQTESEVNTVYQDYGTNSPPHLSAEAMTSLRSHQSTNLSDSALAEITAVNQAIEQLKVCDALVIGSPMYNHSISSHLKTWLDLICQAGKTFRYTSSGPVGLLKDRPVFIASSRGGIYSHGEGLAHDFQEPYLVSMLGTLGLKDIHIVRAEGVSMSHPGRDVAMANAMQRIGQMFNLPAMAQPA
- a CDS encoding helix-turn-helix domain-containing protein; the encoded protein is MFHTNVVNQLTSWIKDNLQEPLNIKTVASRSGYSPWHLQRMFKSITGYPLASYIRIQRLNNAASELKKSRVTVADVAAKYQFDSQQSFCRAFKKYFATSPSRYRRFSLTDQPSGSANNQ
- a CDS encoding DUF441 domain-containing protein, which produces MPSIDPTLIILLVLAGLGILSHNNTVTIAILVLLILRLTPLEAAFPMVQKYGLTVGITILTIAVMTPLANGKMSPAMLLQVFVNWKSIVAIIIGIAVAWLGGRGVTLMTSQPSIVAGLLIGTIIGVAFFRGVPVGPLIAAGMVSLIVGRT
- the ypfJ gene encoding KPN_02809 family neutral zinc metallopeptidase — encoded protein: MRWQGRRESDNVEDRRSESGGFSRGMGGGGMRVPRGKGGLVLLVVVLVAGYYGVDLTPLLNGGDVQPTQQSQALSPQDNEKAKFTSVVLASTEDTWDAIFKKEGSSYQDPKLVLYRGATRTGCGTGESVMGPFYCPADKTVYIDLSFYQDMETRLKAGGDFAQAYVVAHEVGHHVQNLMGIANKVRAMQQQSRSQAEVNRLSVKQELQADCFAGVWGHSMQKQQVLEMGDMEEALNAAQAIGDDRLQKQSSGRVIPDSFTHGTSQQRYTWFKRGFDSGDFRQCDTFSTDKL
- the purC gene encoding phosphoribosylaminoimidazolesuccinocarboxamide synthase, whose product is MQKVAELYRGKAKTVYTTEDPDLLVLEFRNDTSALDGERIEQFDRKGMVNNKFNYFIMSKLEEAGIPTQMVRLLSDTEVLVKKLEMVPVECVIRNRAAGSLVRRLGVKEGMELSPPLFDLFLKNDAMHDPMINESYCTTFGWVNESNLARMKELTYKANDVLKKLFDDAGLILVDFKLEFGLFKGEIVLGDEFSPDGSRLWDKTTLNKMDKDRFRQSLGGLIEAYEEVAHRLGINLD
- the bamC gene encoding outer membrane protein assembly factor BamC, producing the protein MVHSLQKIVGVSLVVLLAACSNDQTYKHQVSGDEDYLKAPALKELRAPAGMILPVQNGQYAVSNRAVSTGNVGLALDIRPPSQPLALMTGSRVQYSANTATLSLENSSKYQALWSQVIAVLEQKGYRIADRQDASQTLTTDWVNWQRSDENVAHSARYQIAVQPQGYQNQLSVKVLELKAGDKTVSDAASMQRYSISMLNAITEGLDKTQSNLSSQQAAKAGGSIVLQAAHDDTGLPVVIVRAPYTNVWERLPTVLENVGMKINDRNKQLGLITVTFKSSNSNWAALSVPNPDLKNGDYKIQVGDLDNRSSLQFSTDKGQVLKESENNALVTVLQSAFNHSLIAE